GTCACCGACGGCACCGTGGAGCGTGGCCAGCACGTGCGCCTCATCCGCGACAACGTGGTGATCCACGAAGGCAAGCTCGCGACCCTGAACCGCTTCAAGGATGCGGTGAAGGAAGTGCTGGCCGGCCAGGAGTGCGGCATGTCCTTCGAGAACTACCAGGACATGCGCGCCGGCGACGTCATCGAGTGCTATCGCGTCGAGGTCGTTCAGCGGTCGCTCTGATCGCCGGGACAATAGGTATCGAAGGCGGCCGGGTTTCACCGGCCGCCTTTTCCGTCCCGGGCGCCCGCCCTTAGTTCTGCCACCCGGGCCTGCTTTCCTCCCGAGGACCAGCCGGCACCCATGGCACGGCATCGTTTTCACCCGGAGCTGGGCGGTCCAAATCCGCCCCGCTTCGCGTCTCCTCTGGCCGGGGCCGCCCATGGCGTGCCGGGCCGCTGAAGGTTTGGACCCATGAAGACTCAAGACCGTTCGGGCTCCGGCCCGAGCCAGCGCATGTTGCGCGTGGGCGAACTGGTGCGCCATGCGCTCGCCGACGCCCTCCAGCGCGGCGACCATCTCGACCCCGCGCTCGCCGGCACCATCATCACCGTGCCCGAGGTGCGCATGTCGCCGGACCTCAAGATCGCCACCTGCTTCGTCATGCCGCTCGGCGGCAAGGACGTGAACACCGTCATCAAGCTGCTGGCGGCGAACCAGAAGCTGCTGCGCACCGAAG
The Azorhizobium caulinodans ORS 571 genome window above contains:
- the rbfA gene encoding 30S ribosome-binding factor RbfA gives rise to the protein MKTQDRSGSGPSQRMLRVGELVRHALADALQRGDHLDPALAGTIITVPEVRMSPDLKIATCFVMPLGGKDVNTVIKLLAANQKLLRTEVARRVELKSVPSLRFLRDTSFDEGARIDALLRRPDVARDLDTETDAEAGSETTKEED